In one window of Romboutsia hominis DNA:
- a CDS encoding DUF1700 domain-containing protein, which translates to MNRAEFLDILRDYLKGSFSEEEIGDILRDYEEYFLDGTIEGKSDIEIIKSLGSPKTIASELIAETKNKEEDNSIRLKINIIKSNFKRQYINLKDRVSEKLTLDIENNDQNKRKIIQLGLSILSLIVFIPRFLIVLFLSVVGIILVSLIGLYVATMPIIMNFISQTHEVMGLYVFMSIAFVGGQILAWQIYIFIISIYKTSVNRYKSWMKTRKLYINASKKKEANNKEENSFKEGEKDDE; encoded by the coding sequence TTGAATAGAGCTGAATTTTTAGATATATTAAGAGATTATCTTAAAGGTAGTTTTTCAGAAGAAGAAATAGGAGATATATTAAGAGACTATGAAGAATACTTTTTAGATGGAACAATAGAGGGAAAAAGCGATATAGAAATAATAAAATCTCTAGGTTCACCTAAAACTATAGCTAGTGAACTTATAGCAGAGACTAAAAATAAAGAAGAAGATAATAGTATAAGACTAAAAATAAATATAATAAAGTCAAATTTTAAAAGACAATATATAAACTTAAAAGATAGAGTTAGTGAAAAATTAACTTTAGATATTGAAAATAATGACCAAAATAAAAGAAAAATAATACAATTAGGTCTTAGTATACTATCTTTAATAGTATTCATTCCAAGATTTTTAATAGTATTATTTTTATCTGTAGTTGGTATTATATTAGTTTCATTAATTGGTTTATATGTAGCTACAATGCCTATAATAATGAATTTTATATCTCAAACACATGAGGTAATGGGACTTTATGTATTTATGTCTATTGCATTTGTAGGTGGTCAGATACTAGCATGGCAAATATATATATTTATAATATCTATATATAAAACAAGCGTAAATAGATATAAAAGTTGGATGAAAACAAGAAAACTATATATAAATGCTAGTAAGAAAAAAGAAGCTAATAATAAAGAAGAGAATAGTTTTAAGGAAGGAGAGAAAGATGATGAATAA
- a CDS encoding PadR family transcriptional regulator: MNTQFRKGVLEICVLALISKKDMYGYEIVQNISKVIEVNEGTIYPILRRLTKEGYFDTYILESSEGPARKYYKLTDLGKENLNKLIVEWKDFVKAVNILIE; encoded by the coding sequence GTGAATACTCAGTTTAGAAAAGGAGTACTTGAAATATGTGTACTAGCTCTTATTTCTAAAAAGGACATGTACGGATATGAGATAGTGCAAAATATATCTAAAGTTATAGAAGTTAATGAAGGAACTATATACCCTATTCTTAGAAGACTTACAAAAGAGGGATATTTTGACACATATATATTAGAATCGAGTGAGGGACCTGCTAGGAAGTATTATAAATTAACAGACTTGGGAAAAGAAAACTTAAATAAGTTAATTGTAGAGTGGAAAGATTTCGTAAAGGCTGTAAATATTTTAATAGAGTAA
- a CDS encoding MGDG synthase family glycosyltransferase translates to MDIDNKKTVLILTAQFGAGHISAANAIKDYILEKDSSVNVIIENFITASIPRMNKPMVKLYENNTKYVPGLYNYYYYLKKSFDSKHDIAHKLYTPKLIEFILDVNPDVIISTFPLAAACVYNFKIKYPSINIPTLTVVTDVVDSLEWIYPDTSMYFVPSLEIKNRYVQKGINPESIKVTGVPINKKFCIENKTKESNKYKILLLGGGRGLFDIDEDFMYWIDEFIENSCNNIEIAIVTGKNKKLYDILKEKKPLNNIKVLGFVTDMHNLLREYDLMITKPGGATLFEGILSQTPVVVKLPKVGQEIENARFIIDKGIGLVYTNDEDLKDIFNSIASNKFDSIFNFMKCNMKSFKNTIENESIGDSILNLINNK, encoded by the coding sequence ATGGATATAGATAATAAAAAGACTGTACTAATTCTTACTGCTCAATTTGGTGCAGGACATATAAGTGCAGCAAATGCCATAAAAGACTATATTTTAGAAAAGGATTCTTCTGTTAATGTAATAATAGAAAATTTTATAACAGCTAGTATACCTAGGATGAATAAACCAATGGTAAAACTTTATGAAAACAATACTAAATATGTTCCTGGACTATATAACTACTATTATTATTTAAAAAAGTCCTTTGATTCAAAACATGATATAGCTCATAAATTATATACTCCTAAGCTTATCGAATTTATATTAGATGTAAATCCTGATGTTATTATATCAACGTTTCCTCTTGCTGCTGCTTGTGTGTATAATTTTAAAATTAAATACCCTAGTATTAATATTCCCACACTAACAGTTGTCACAGATGTAGTTGATAGCCTCGAATGGATATATCCAGATACAAGCATGTATTTTGTACCATCATTAGAAATAAAAAATAGATATGTTCAAAAAGGTATTAATCCAGAATCTATAAAAGTAACTGGTGTACCTATAAACAAAAAATTTTGTATTGAGAATAAGACAAAAGAATCTAATAAGTATAAAATTTTATTACTTGGTGGTGGTAGAGGTTTATTTGATATAGATGAAGATTTCATGTATTGGATTGATGAATTTATAGAAAATAGCTGTAATAACATAGAAATAGCTATTGTTACTGGTAAAAATAAGAAGCTTTATGATATATTAAAAGAAAAAAAACCTTTAAACAATATTAAAGTTTTAGGATTTGTTACTGATATGCACAATCTGCTAAGAGAGTATGATTTAATGATAACTAAACCTGGAGGGGCAACACTTTTTGAGGGAATTCTTTCTCAAACACCAGTTGTCGTTAAGCTTCCTAAGGTAGGACAAGAAATAGAAAATGCCCGATTCATAATAGATAAAGGAATTGGATTAGTATATACAAATGATGAAGATTTAAAAGATATTTTTAATAGTATAGCTTCAAATAAATTTGATTCTATATTTAATTTTATGAAGTGCAATATGAAATCTTTTAAAAACACTATAGAAAATGAAAGTATTGGAGACAGTATTTTAAATCTAATAAATAACAAGTAA
- a CDS encoding M23 family metallopeptidase, translated as MRKNIFTYMLILLVCILPYNNVHASTELQIDRLIENEQKQKEISKKINELDLELKKEESESIEVISISFLEEDMDLVEEKEYSLQENKKALEKELENIMIDSIQIQKSIEKEKKEYLDKNNLSFIPGIWPLKSYYEISSAYGQRIHPITKKANFHRGIDIPAPKSTEILASDDGIVEFSGSQNGYGNVVKVKHFDGKTTVYAHNSYNRVNKGDIVKKGQAIAEVGSTGNSTGNHVHFEILLNGETTNPIDGVIK; from the coding sequence ATGAGAAAAAATATATTTACTTATATGTTAATTTTATTAGTATGTATTTTGCCATACAATAATGTACATGCATCAACAGAATTACAAATTGATAGACTAATAGAAAATGAGCAAAAGCAAAAGGAAATATCTAAAAAAATAAATGAACTAGACTTAGAATTAAAAAAAGAAGAAAGTGAATCTATAGAAGTTATAAGTATAAGCTTTTTAGAAGAAGATATGGATCTAGTAGAAGAAAAAGAATATTCATTACAAGAAAACAAAAAAGCATTAGAAAAAGAATTAGAAAATATAATGATAGATAGTATACAAATCCAAAAGAGCATAGAGAAAGAGAAGAAAGAGTATTTAGATAAAAATAATTTAAGTTTTATACCTGGCATATGGCCTTTAAAATCATATTATGAAATAAGCTCTGCATATGGACAAAGAATACATCCAATAACTAAAAAAGCAAATTTTCATAGAGGGATAGATATACCTGCTCCTAAGTCTACTGAAATATTAGCTAGTGATGATGGAATAGTAGAGTTTTCTGGTAGTCAAAATGGGTATGGTAATGTTGTGAAGGTAAAACATTTTGATGGAAAGACAACAGTATATGCACATAACTCATATAATAGAGTTAATAAAGGTGATATAGTAAAAAAAGGACAAGCTATAGCGGAAGTTGGAAGTACAGGAAATTCAACTGGTAATCATGTCCACTTTGAGATTTTATTAAATGGAGAAACTACAAATCCTATTGATGGAGTAATAAAATAA
- a CDS encoding glutamine synthetase, producing the protein MQKLLYTIERDNHNEKNLRDILSKNKHIKFVSLMGVDLGGNATDEKIPMELFLDDIDNFLESAVQTDGSSVELYNIATLNNAKVDLMPDTECTWFIDYNFEHIDEETNLPVGTLRIPAFLIHENKKVCSRGILKKSEKYFKNSIIELFREYPHLINNIGIEKADDIEDIILTAATELEFWVNTPEDKADLEKLSVSQSLKEQYWKRTHGIIRTCLEKSIIVLQKMGINPEMAHKEVGGINSSISIDGKTNHAMEQLEISWKFSSPIQTADNELLVREIIEDVFTSHGLEVTFKAKPIHGVAGSGGHTHVGVSAKLKDGSIKNLFAPRDMNKDYVSEIGYGALMGILKNYEVLNPIVTATNDGFNRLVPGFEAPVCIVTSLGHSYKLPSRNRSVLVGLVRDIKNPKTVRFELRSPNPLSNTYLVVAGCYQTMLDGIKAVAKSKLTTKELEKEISKDIGEESFYLEKNRSYRDENDVFEYYTIEERNERFSVPPATVYENMRNLEIDKSKVDVLKMGDVFTEAIIDSFKTGAIDKWTKELNNRIIQNDREIIRNCVKLHNNENMDALDEVTWNKICDIKFKVMKDTLTKKSLFTEIKEAIEFNDFEKVSKLQLELNGYIEDIQALYADYKKNIY; encoded by the coding sequence ATGCAAAAACTATTATATACAATAGAAAGAGATAATCATAATGAAAAAAATCTTAGAGATATATTAAGTAAAAACAAGCATATAAAGTTTGTATCATTAATGGGTGTTGACTTAGGTGGAAATGCAACTGATGAAAAAATACCTATGGAATTGTTTTTAGATGATATAGATAATTTCTTAGAATCGGCAGTTCAAACTGATGGTTCAAGTGTTGAGCTTTATAATATTGCTACATTAAACAATGCTAAGGTAGATTTAATGCCAGATACAGAGTGTACATGGTTTATAGATTATAATTTTGAGCATATAGATGAAGAAACTAATTTGCCTGTAGGTACCCTTAGAATACCTGCATTTTTAATACATGAAAATAAAAAAGTTTGTTCAAGGGGAATACTTAAAAAATCAGAAAAATATTTTAAAAACTCTATAATAGAGTTATTTAGGGAATATCCACATCTTATAAATAATATAGGAATAGAAAAAGCAGATGATATAGAAGATATAATACTAACAGCTGCAACTGAATTAGAGTTTTGGGTAAATACTCCAGAAGATAAAGCTGACTTAGAGAAATTATCGGTATCTCAAAGCTTAAAAGAACAGTACTGGAAAAGAACACATGGAATAATAAGAACGTGCCTAGAAAAGTCAATAATAGTACTTCAAAAAATGGGAATAAATCCAGAAATGGCACATAAAGAAGTAGGGGGAATAAATAGTTCTATAAGTATAGATGGTAAAACTAACCACGCGATGGAGCAATTAGAAATATCATGGAAATTTTCTAGCCCTATACAAACAGCGGACAATGAGTTATTAGTAAGGGAGATAATAGAAGACGTATTTACGTCTCATGGACTTGAAGTAACATTTAAAGCAAAACCTATACATGGAGTTGCAGGTAGTGGAGGACACACTCACGTAGGAGTTAGTGCAAAATTAAAGGATGGAAGTATAAAAAATTTATTTGCGCCAAGAGATATGAATAAAGATTATGTAAGTGAAATTGGTTATGGAGCACTTATGGGTATCCTTAAAAACTATGAAGTATTAAATCCTATAGTAACGGCAACTAATGATGGATTTAATAGACTGGTTCCAGGGTTTGAAGCACCTGTTTGTATAGTTACATCTCTAGGTCATAGCTATAAACTACCATCAAGAAATAGATCTGTATTAGTAGGGTTAGTAAGAGATATTAAAAACCCTAAAACAGTAAGATTTGAACTAAGATCTCCAAATCCACTTTCAAATACATACTTAGTTGTAGCTGGATGTTACCAAACTATGTTAGATGGAATAAAAGCAGTAGCTAAAAGTAAATTAACAACTAAGGAACTTGAAAAAGAAATATCTAAAGATATAGGAGAAGAAAGTTTTTATTTAGAAAAAAATAGATCATACAGAGATGAAAATGATGTATTTGAGTATTATACAATTGAAGAGAGAAATGAAAGATTCTCAGTACCACCAGCAACTGTTTATGAAAATATGAGAAATCTAGAAATAGATAAATCTAAGGTAGACGTGTTAAAAATGGGAGATGTATTCACAGAAGCTATAATAGATTCATTTAAGACAGGTGCTATAGACAAGTGGACAAAGGAATTAAATAATAGAATAATACAAAATGATAGAGAAATAATAAGAAATTGTGTAAAATTACATAATAATGAAAATATGGACGCTTTAGATGAAGTTACATGGAATAAAATATGTGATATAAAGTTTAAAGTTATGAAAGATACATTAACTAAAAAATCACTATTTACAGAAATAAAAGAAGCTATAGAATTTAATGATTTTGAAAAAGTATCAAAGTTACAATTAGAATTAAATGGATATATAGAAGATATTCAAGCACTATATGCAGATTACAAAAAAAATATTTACTAA
- a CDS encoding 3'-5' exonuclease, with protein MEYIVFDLEFNQGFDKKINKTVSNEKCPFEIIQIGAIKLDSNFNLIDTFNSYVKPQLYKKIHPFVGKMTNITIDDVLDAPTFPQVYKDFKKFISTKNPVLCVWGTGDLKELYRNINYYSLPSKTLPKSYINIQHHASNYFNNPAGKSIGLQNAINILGLNQDKSYHNALNDAYYTSQVFIKIYNPSIVPDVYMYTTVKAPCSSKRSQKKQLDYDKLFKEFEKLLERPLTREDKKIIDLAYKMGKTGQFLSGEPKYKKR; from the coding sequence ATGGAATATATAGTTTTTGACTTAGAATTTAATCAAGGCTTTGACAAAAAAATTAATAAGACAGTATCTAATGAAAAATGTCCTTTTGAGATAATTCAAATAGGTGCAATTAAATTAGATAGCAATTTTAATCTAATAGATACCTTTAATAGCTATGTAAAACCTCAACTATACAAAAAAATTCATCCTTTTGTTGGTAAAATGACTAATATCACTATAGATGATGTTTTAGATGCACCTACCTTTCCACAAGTTTATAAGGATTTTAAAAAATTTATTTCTACTAAAAATCCTGTGCTTTGTGTATGGGGAACTGGTGATTTAAAAGAGCTATATAGAAATATAAATTACTATAGTCTACCTTCTAAAACTTTGCCTAAATCATATATAAATATACAACATCACGCTTCAAATTACTTTAATAATCCCGCTGGAAAAAGTATTGGTCTTCAAAATGCTATTAATATATTAGGATTAAATCAAGACAAATCATATCATAATGCTTTAAATGATGCATATTATACTTCTCAAGTGTTTATTAAAATATATAATCCAAGTATAGTTCCTGATGTATATATGTATACTACAGTTAAAGCACCTTGTTCTTCTAAAAGAAGTCAAAAAAAGCAATTAGATTATGATAAACTATTCAAAGAATTTGAAAAACTTCTTGAAAGACCATTAACTCGTGAAGATAAAAAAATTATTGATTTAGCATATAAGATGGGGAAAACTGGCCAATTTTTAAGTGGTGAACCTAAATATAAAAAAAGATAG
- a CDS encoding exodeoxyribonuclease III, giving the protein MKLISWNVNGIRACVTKGFLDYFNEVDADIFCLQETKLQEGQIDLDLKGYHQYWNYAEKKGYSGTAIFSKIEPLSVSYGLNIEEHDKEGRVITLEFDDFYFITVYTPNSQSELKRLEYRMKWEDDFRNYLLELNTKKPVVVCGDLNVAHKEIDLKNPKTNRKNAGFTDEERNKFTELLDSGFIDTYRYFNVDKEGVYSWWSYRFNARKNNSGWRIDYFVVSDDMKDRLVSADIHTQILGSDHCPIELVIK; this is encoded by the coding sequence ATGAAATTAATATCTTGGAATGTAAATGGAATAAGGGCGTGTGTAACAAAAGGATTTTTAGACTACTTTAATGAAGTAGATGCAGATATATTTTGTTTACAAGAAACAAAGCTTCAAGAAGGTCAAATAGACCTTGATTTAAAAGGATATCACCAATATTGGAATTATGCAGAAAAAAAGGGATATTCAGGAACTGCTATATTTTCTAAAATAGAACCTTTAAGTGTATCTTATGGGTTAAATATAGAAGAACATGATAAAGAGGGAAGAGTAATAACTTTAGAATTTGATGACTTTTACTTTATAACAGTATATACACCAAACTCTCAAAGTGAATTAAAAAGACTAGAATACAGAATGAAATGGGAAGATGATTTTAGAAATTATTTATTAGAATTAAATACTAAAAAGCCTGTTGTAGTATGTGGAGATTTAAATGTTGCTCATAAAGAGATTGATTTAAAAAATCCTAAAACTAATAGAAAAAATGCAGGATTTACAGATGAAGAAAGAAATAAATTTACAGAACTTTTAGATTCTGGATTTATAGATACATATAGATATTTTAATGTAGATAAAGAAGGCGTATATTCTTGGTGGTCTTATAGATTTAATGCAAGAAAAAATAATTCTGGATGGAGAATTGATTACTTTGTAGTAAGTGATGATATGAAAGATAGATTAGTTAGTGCTGATATACATACACAAATATTAGGATCTGATCATTGTCCTATAGAATTAGTCATAAAATAA
- a CDS encoding DUF4931 domain-containing protein codes for MSNLIIDNMNNDKIIVAKDRSKRPMDKAKNYEEVEIYNEYEVKCPFCRGNEEFIEDEKYKVCDKNGWLVKSVNNKFPIINDEKEDIYGIHEVMIDTYRHNGNFYNMTKEEFIHMFEMYKNRYKNLINDKGIEYVSIFKNFLRKSGASLDHPHTQIISLSIVPPEIYNEINIAKDYYNQNKSSLYEDTINKEIKEFKRTIYNGKYFLALVPYATRYSGEIRIISKDKIRFENMEDKHIDELSKIFEKLFKKLYKVRGYSPFNLYIHTHPNKIKCDEYYNFHMHIIPRKYSFGGFELSTGLYVSSINPSEFANKLRFNNID; via the coding sequence ATGAGTAACTTAATAATAGATAACATGAATAATGATAAAATAATAGTAGCAAAGGATAGGTCAAAAAGGCCTATGGATAAAGCTAAAAATTATGAAGAAGTGGAAATATACAATGAGTATGAAGTAAAATGTCCTTTTTGTAGAGGAAATGAAGAATTTATAGAGGATGAAAAATATAAGGTATGTGATAAAAATGGATGGCTTGTAAAATCTGTAAATAATAAATTTCCTATAATAAATGATGAAAAAGAAGACATATATGGCATTCACGAAGTAATGATAGATACCTATAGGCACAATGGTAATTTTTATAACATGACTAAAGAAGAGTTTATTCATATGTTTGAGATGTATAAAAATAGATATAAAAATTTAATAAATGATAAAGGGATAGAGTATGTTAGTATTTTTAAAAACTTTTTAAGAAAATCAGGTGCATCATTAGATCATCCTCATACTCAAATCATATCTCTATCAATTGTACCACCAGAAATATACAATGAAATAAATATAGCAAAGGATTATTATAATCAAAATAAATCATCTTTATATGAAGATACAATAAATAAAGAAATTAAAGAATTTAAAAGAACTATATACAATGGTAAATACTTTTTAGCTTTAGTTCCTTATGCCACTAGATATAGCGGTGAGATAAGAATTATATCAAAAGACAAAATTAGATTTGAAAACATGGAAGACAAACATATAGATGAATTATCTAAAATATTTGAAAAATTATTTAAAAAACTATATAAGGTAAGAGGATATAGTCCTTTTAATCTATATATACATACACATCCAAATAAAATAAAATGTGATGAGTATTATAATTTTCATATGCATATAATACCTAGGAAATATAGTTTTGGAGGATTTGAATTAAGTACAGGGCTATATGTATCATCAATTAATCCTTCAGAATTTGCAAATAAATTAAGGTTTAATAATATAGATTGA
- a CDS encoding pyridoxal phosphate-dependent aminotransferase: MKYSQRVSAMQSSPIRKLVPYALDAKSRGIKVYHLNIGQPDIKTPKGFFEAVKNFDSNVLEYAVSNGIPELIKSLQDYYTTYDMHFDKDEILITNGGSEAILFTLMAICDPGDNIIVPEPFYTNYNGFSQCINVEVNPITTKAERGFHLPSKEEITSRINSKTKGILLSNPGNPTGTVYTKEEIDMIGKIAIENNLWIIADEVYREFVYDGLSYTSFGNVKEIEDRVVIIDSVSKRYSACGARIGSIASKNKGLIAQILKLCQGRLCVPTLEQIGSVELYKTPTSYFKEVNEEYRRRRDVLYNELMKVDGVVCKKPTGAFYIVAKLPVENAEDFVIWMLKDFNKDNETVMVCPAEGFYSTEGLGRDEIRLAYILNEDDLLKAASILKEGLEKYVELKKSQLSSADA, encoded by the coding sequence ATGAAATATTCACAGAGAGTATCTGCTATGCAGTCTTCTCCAATAAGAAAGTTAGTTCCTTATGCACTTGATGCAAAATCTAGAGGAATTAAAGTTTATCATTTAAATATAGGCCAACCAGATATAAAGACTCCAAAAGGATTTTTTGAAGCAGTAAAAAACTTTGATAGTAATGTATTAGAATATGCTGTATCTAATGGTATTCCAGAATTAATAAAATCACTTCAAGATTATTATACTACATATGATATGCATTTTGATAAAGATGAAATACTAATTACTAATGGAGGTAGTGAAGCAATACTTTTCACTCTTATGGCAATATGTGATCCAGGAGATAATATAATAGTACCAGAACCTTTTTATACTAACTACAATGGCTTTAGTCAGTGTATAAATGTAGAAGTAAATCCTATAACAACTAAAGCTGAAAGAGGATTCCACTTACCATCTAAAGAAGAAATCACATCAAGAATCAATTCGAAAACTAAGGGTATATTACTTTCCAACCCAGGTAATCCAACAGGAACAGTTTATACGAAAGAAGAAATAGATATGATAGGTAAAATAGCTATAGAAAACAACTTATGGATAATAGCAGATGAAGTTTATAGAGAATTTGTATACGATGGTCTTTCATATACAAGTTTCGGTAATGTAAAAGAAATAGAAGATAGAGTTGTTATAATAGACAGTGTATCTAAAAGATACAGTGCTTGTGGAGCAAGAATTGGTTCTATAGCATCTAAAAATAAAGGGCTTATAGCACAAATATTAAAACTTTGCCAAGGAAGACTTTGTGTACCTACATTAGAACAAATAGGCTCAGTTGAGCTATATAAGACTCCAACTTCATACTTTAAAGAAGTTAATGAGGAATATAGAAGAAGAAGAGATGTTTTATATAATGAATTAATGAAGGTTGATGGTGTAGTTTGTAAAAAGCCTACTGGTGCATTTTATATAGTTGCTAAGCTTCCTGTTGAAAATGCTGAAGATTTCGTTATATGGATGCTAAAAGATTTTAATAAAGATAATGAAACAGTTATGGTTTGTCCTGCTGAAGGATTCTACTCAACAGAAGGCTTAGGTCGTGATGAGATTAGGCTTGCATATATATTAAATGAAGATGACTTATTAAAAGCTGCTTCTATATTAAAAGAAGGACTTGAAAAATACGTAGAACTAAAAAAATCTCAATTATCATCTGCTGATGCTTAA
- a CDS encoding MarR family winged helix-turn-helix transcriptional regulator — translation MNHVVSDTIAFLSRTFPKIYSSLYLEYLKEYSSIKNVNKTQLRALMFIKNYGDISMTDLCSKLNIEKGSLTSMVDDLTEKGYVIRTRDLSDRRKYLISITDKGMNLASDFMEKLSQKLEDKLSKLNDEDIKRYRTL, via the coding sequence ATGAACCACGTAGTATCAGATACAATCGCGTTTTTATCAAGAACATTTCCAAAAATATATTCAAGTTTATATTTAGAATATTTAAAAGAATATTCTTCTATAAAAAATGTTAATAAAACGCAATTAAGAGCTTTGATGTTTATCAAAAACTATGGGGATATAAGTATGACCGATCTATGTTCAAAGTTAAACATAGAAAAGGGGAGTTTAACTAGCATGGTTGATGATTTAACAGAAAAAGGATATGTAATAAGAACTAGAGATTTATCAGACAGAAGAAAGTATTTAATAAGTATAACAGACAAGGGAATGAATCTTGCATCAGATTTTATGGAAAAGTTAAGCCAAAAACTAGAAGATAAATTAAGTAAATTAAATGATGAAGATATAAAAAGATATAGGACGCTATAA
- the purB gene encoding adenylosuccinate lyase codes for MIDKKYSTYQNPLIDRYCSKDMSYIFSPQFKFSTWRKLWVALAEGEKELGINITDEQIEELKANIYNINFDEARKIEKEVRHDVMSHVKAYGLQCDSAKGIIHLGATSAYVGDNTDVIQMDEALKLIRIKLVNLINNLREFALKYKDVPTLGFTHFQAAQLTTVGKRATLWAQDLILDLEDINYRIDNMKLRGVKGTTGTQASFLSLFEGDHEKVKELNKLVCEKMGYKSSYAVSGQTYTRKLDYQVLSVLSGIAQSMHKMTNDIRLLQSLKEIEEPFEKNQIGSSAMAYKRNPMRSERIASLSKYIIAESISPALVQATQWLERSLDDSANKRLSIPQAFMAADAIIEIGINVTNGLVVYENMINKHINEELPFMATENILMEAVKRGGDRQELHEIIREYSMQAAYRVKQEGKDNNLIELIINDDSFKMSREEILSVMDPKNFIGRAPEQVVEFVKEYLDPAIEEFKEQIGMTIDLHV; via the coding sequence ATGATAGATAAAAAATATAGTACATACCAAAACCCTTTAATAGATAGATATTGTAGCAAGGATATGAGCTATATATTCTCTCCACAATTTAAATTCTCAACTTGGAGAAAGTTATGGGTGGCACTTGCAGAAGGTGAAAAGGAATTAGGAATAAATATAACTGATGAACAAATAGAAGAATTAAAAGCTAACATATATAATATAAATTTTGATGAAGCTAGAAAGATAGAAAAAGAAGTAAGACATGATGTAATGAGTCATGTAAAGGCATATGGACTTCAATGTGATAGCGCTAAAGGTATAATACATTTAGGTGCTACTTCAGCTTATGTTGGAGATAATACAGATGTTATACAAATGGATGAGGCTTTAAAACTTATAAGAATAAAGCTTGTAAACTTAATAAACAACTTAAGAGAGTTTGCATTAAAGTATAAAGACGTTCCAACACTTGGATTTACACATTTCCAAGCAGCACAGCTTACAACAGTAGGTAAAAGAGCTACATTATGGGCTCAAGATTTAATACTAGATTTAGAAGATATAAACTACAGAATAGATAATATGAAGCTAAGAGGAGTTAAAGGTACAACTGGAACTCAAGCAAGTTTCTTAAGTCTATTTGAAGGAGATCATGAAAAAGTAAAAGAACTTAATAAGTTAGTTTGTGAAAAGATGGGATATAAATCTTCTTATGCAGTAAGTGGACAAACATATACTAGAAAATTAGATTATCAAGTGTTAAGTGTATTATCTGGTATAGCACAAAGTATGCATAAAATGACTAATGATATAAGATTACTACAAAGTTTAAAAGAAATAGAAGAACCATTTGAAAAGAATCAAATAGGATCATCTGCTATGGCATATAAGAGAAACCCAATGAGAAGTGAAAGAATAGCATCACTTTCTAAATATATAATAGCAGAATCAATAAGTCCTGCATTAGTACAAGCTACTCAATGGTTAGAAAGAAGCTTAGATGATTCAGCAAACAAGAGATTATCTATACCACAAGCATTTATGGCAGCAGATGCTATAATAGAAATAGGTATAAATGTAACTAATGGATTAGTAGTTTACGAAAACATGATAAATAAACATATAAATGAAGAACTTCCATTTATGGCTACAGAAAATATACTTATGGAAGCTGTAAAAAGAGGTGGAGATAGACAAGAACTTCACGAAATAATAAGAGAGTACTCTATGCAAGCAGCTTATAGAGTAAAGCAAGAAGGTAAAGATAACAACTTAATAGAGCTTATAATAAATGATGATTCTTTCAAAATGTCTAGAGAAGAAATACTATCTGTAATGGATCCTAAAAACTTCATAGGTAGAGCTCCAGAACAAGTTGTAGAATTTGTAAAAGAATATTTAGATCCTGCAATAGAAGAGTTTAAAGAGCAAATAGGAATGACAATAGACTTACACGTATAA